In bacterium, a genomic segment contains:
- a CDS encoding ribulokinase: protein MKNKFAIGIDYGTNSVRAILINTANGRDAASAVFNYTRGENGILLDKADPNVARQSPYDYIEGFEYVVTKLLKQAKKDKNFSRDNIVGIGIDTTGSTPIPVTNELVPLAFLPEFKNNLNAQAWLWKDHSSMEEAQKITKIAECIRPQYLRKCGGTYSSEWFFSKIWHCLNIDKKVFDAAYSWVELADFMPAYICGITDVTKIKRCICAAGHKAMYNDKWHGLPDKEFLSKLNPQMADLRARLYEKAYASNTKAGDLSDKYTKRFGLSSRIPVAVGAFDAHMGAVGAGVGKDILVKIIGTSSCDIMVSHKGQKIDDIPGVCGMVDSSVLPGCFGIEAGQSAVGDILNWFVSKVCEEDSKYHDKLTRDASRAKPGESGLLALDWNNGNRTILVDAELTGLLIGQTLQTTRWEIYRALIEATAFGALKIIERIEEYGIRISKVINCGGITVKNPLFMQIYADVIGKPMLISKSHETCALGAAIFGAVVGGVYSTAEKAQKNMCDTRKKIYYPNRKNHLIYKKLYELYKNLHDSFGTKKYSENLYHVMKKLLEIKKNA, encoded by the coding sequence AATTTGCAATAGGTATTGATTATGGAACAAATTCTGTTCGTGCCATACTAATAAATACAGCTAATGGCAGGGATGCTGCATCGGCGGTTTTTAACTACACCAGAGGAGAGAATGGTATCCTGCTGGATAAAGCAGATCCGAATGTCGCAAGACAAAGCCCTTATGACTATATAGAAGGATTCGAATATGTAGTTACAAAACTTCTTAAACAAGCAAAAAAAGACAAGAATTTCTCCCGAGACAATATTGTAGGGATAGGAATAGACACTACAGGCTCTACGCCTATACCTGTCACAAATGAACTTGTTCCTTTAGCATTTCTTCCGGAATTCAAGAATAATCTAAATGCTCAGGCATGGCTCTGGAAGGATCATTCATCCATGGAAGAAGCTCAAAAAATAACTAAGATAGCAGAATGTATAAGACCCCAATATCTCAGAAAATGCGGTGGTACATATTCCTCTGAATGGTTTTTTTCAAAAATATGGCATTGTCTGAATATTGACAAGAAGGTGTTTGATGCTGCTTATTCATGGGTAGAGCTTGCTGACTTTATGCCTGCGTATATCTGTGGAATCACAGATGTAACTAAAATTAAAAGATGCATATGTGCCGCAGGGCATAAAGCAATGTATAATGACAAGTGGCACGGATTACCTGATAAAGAATTTCTCTCAAAGCTTAATCCTCAAATGGCAGATTTGCGCGCAAGACTGTATGAGAAAGCGTATGCTTCAAACACAAAAGCAGGAGATTTATCCGATAAATACACAAAAAGATTTGGGCTTTCCAGCAGAATTCCTGTTGCAGTGGGTGCATTTGATGCACATATGGGGGCAGTTGGTGCAGGCGTTGGTAAAGATATTCTTGTGAAAATAATAGGAACCTCATCATGTGATATAATGGTTTCACATAAGGGGCAGAAGATAGATGATATTCCGGGTGTGTGTGGTATGGTTGATAGCTCGGTATTGCCAGGCTGCTTTGGTATAGAGGCTGGACAGTCAGCTGTGGGGGATATTCTGAACTGGTTTGTTAGTAAAGTTTGCGAGGAAGATTCGAAATATCATGATAAACTAACTAGAGATGCTTCTCGAGCGAAACCGGGAGAAAGTGGTCTTCTGGCGCTTGACTGGAACAATGGTAATAGAACGATACTTGTTGATGCAGAACTCACAGGACTACTAATAGGACAGACCCTGCAAACTACACGCTGGGAAATATACAGAGCGCTTATAGAAGCTACTGCTTTTGGTGCTCTAAAAATTATTGAGAGAATAGAAGAATATGGCATCAGGATTTCAAAAGTAATCAACTGTGGGGGAATAACAGTTAAAAACCCATTGTTTATGCAGATATATGCAGATGTAATTGGAAAACCAATGTTAATATCAAAATCCCATGAAACTTGTGCCCTTGGTGCTGCAATATTTGGGGCAGTTGTCGGAGGAGTGTATTCCACAGCTGAGAAAGCTCAAAAGAATATGTGTGACACCAGAAAGAAAATATACTATCCAAACAGGAAAAATCACCTGATCTATAAGAAATTATATGAGCTTTATAAAAATCTGCATGATAGCTTTGGAACAAAGAAGTACAGTGAGAACTTATATCACGTTATGAAAAAGCTGCTGGAAATTAAGAAAAATGCTTAA